The Scomber japonicus isolate fScoJap1 chromosome 8, fScoJap1.pri, whole genome shotgun sequence genome has a segment encoding these proteins:
- the p2ry10 gene encoding putative P2Y purinoceptor 10, with product MTLNMSGSWEESLLNSSSSSFSSSSSQCKHNMTSWEECMEKMYTYFYLLLFIPGLLLNTTALWVLCKHISKKTKTVIFMINLAVADLAHILSLPLRIYYYFNHTWPFGRGMCLFCFYLKYLNMYAAIAFLVCISVQRCVFLLNPFSARQWRRRYDVLISFIVWVVVGLGCSPFILMRSSSSSSASSVSVGTQPVLNMSNSFYAATTHHPTTYIKLYTPPFITSPSRSTEIPSTNSTNVGCFKDLPMRRLPTSLAVAMMALAELFGFVIPLTCICYSSIRIAHSLNQRKTQEDQNNSSSTRNRTQSVSSTDKCHTNSEKRRALQMVLGCTMLFLVCFAPYHLNFLLYLMVSQDIVSHCPTRLAVRQFHPMSLCLASLSCCLNPLLYYFLTAEFRLHLTRRTSSVTSALLSSPISSRTQRPAPQRLTSMESNCSEF from the exons ATGACTTTGAATATGTCTGGATCATGGGAGGAGTCCCTGCTgaactcttcttcctcctccttctcctcctcctcctcacaatGCAAACACAACATGACCAGCTGGGAAGAGTGCATGGAGAAGATGTACACCTACTTCtacctgctgctcttcatccctGGGCTGCTGCTCAACACCACTGCCCTCTGGGTCCTCTGCAAACACATTAg TAAGAAGACCAAGACGGTGATCTTCATGATAAACCTGGCGGTGGCAGACCTGGCCCACATCCTCTCTCTGCCCCTCAGGATCTACTATTACTTCAATCATACATGGCCCTTTGGACGGGGCATGTGCTTGTTCTGCTTCTATCTCAAATACCTCAACATGTACGCTGCAATAGCGTTCTTG GTGTGTATTAGTGTGCAGAGATGTGTCTTCCTGCTGAACCCATTCTCTGCTCGCCAATGGAGGCGGCGCTACGACGTGCTGATCAGTTTTATAGTGTGGGTGGTGGTTGGTTTGGGCTGCTCGCCTTTCATTTTGATgcgaagcagcagcagcagcagtgccaGCAGTGTCAGTGTCGGTACACAGCCAGTCTTAAACATGTCCAATTCTTTTTATGCTGCTACGACCCATCATCCCACCACTTACATCAAGCTCTACACGCCGCCTTTCATTACCAGCCCCAGCAGATCCACAGAGATCCCCAGTACCAACTCTACTAATGTCGGCTGCTTTAAGGATTTGCCCATGCGTCGTCTGCCTACTTCTCTGGCGGTTGCCATGATGGCTCTGGCTGAGCTATTTGGCTTTGTGATTCCTTTAACCTGCATTTGTTACAGTTCCATCCGCATCGCCCACTCCCTCAACCAgagaaagacccaggaggatcAGAACAACAGCTCCTCAACACGCAACCgcactcagtcagtcagctcAACAGATAAATGTCATACAAACAGTGAGAAGCGCCGTGCCCTGCAGATGGTGCTGGGCTGCACTATGCTCTTCTTGGTCTGCTTCGCCCCCTACCATCTGAACTTCCTGCTCTACCTGATGGTGTCCCAGGACATTGTGTCCCACTGCCCTACCAGGCTGGCCGTGCGTCAGTTCCACCCGATGTCTCTGTGCCTGGCTAGCCTGAGCTGCTGCCTCAACCCTCTGCTCTATTACTTTCTGACAGCTGAGTTCAGATTACACCTCACCAGGCGCACCTCCTCCGTTACTTCTGCACTCCTCTCCTCCCCGATCAGCTCCCGGACTCAGCGCCCTGCACCGCAGAGGTTGACAAGCATGGAGAGCAACTGCTCAGAGTTCTGA